A genomic stretch from Corynebacterium terpenotabidum Y-11 includes:
- the recA gene encoding recombinase RecA, with the protein MAVKKKTAGGAGADRQKALDLAMAQIEKDFGKGAVMRLGDDDRPPIQVISSGNIAINVALGIGGFPRGRIVEIYGPESSGKTTVALHAIAEAQRAGGIAAFIDAEHALDPEYAKKLGVDTDNLLVSQPDTGEQALEIADMLVRSGAISVIVVDSVAALTPKAEIEGDMGDSHVGLQARLMSQALRKMTGALNQTGTTAIFINQLREKIGVMFGSPETTTGGKALKFYASVRCDVRRIQTLKDGQDAVGNRTKMKIVKNKVSPPFKIAEFDILYGEGISREGSVIDLGVENGLIKKSGSWYTYKGDQLGQGKEKAREFLKENPELCAELEDGIMRALKVGPYATKNEDADVPQDVPGVDPDDEPIDVVPTFDDDEDDD; encoded by the coding sequence ATGGCTGTGAAGAAGAAGACCGCCGGCGGTGCCGGTGCCGACCGTCAGAAGGCCCTGGATCTGGCCATGGCCCAGATCGAGAAAGACTTCGGCAAGGGGGCGGTGATGCGTCTGGGCGATGACGACCGGCCGCCGATCCAGGTCATCTCTTCCGGCAACATCGCGATCAATGTCGCCCTCGGGATCGGCGGTTTCCCCCGTGGCCGCATTGTCGAGATCTACGGGCCGGAGTCCTCGGGTAAGACCACCGTTGCCCTGCACGCGATCGCTGAAGCGCAGCGTGCCGGGGGCATCGCCGCCTTCATCGATGCTGAGCACGCCCTGGATCCCGAGTACGCGAAGAAGCTCGGGGTGGACACGGACAACCTCCTCGTCTCCCAGCCGGACACCGGAGAGCAGGCCCTGGAGATCGCCGACATGCTGGTGCGTTCCGGTGCGATCTCCGTCATCGTCGTTGACTCGGTCGCGGCACTGACGCCGAAGGCGGAGATTGAGGGAGACATGGGCGACAGCCATGTCGGCCTGCAGGCCCGCCTGATGAGCCAGGCCCTGCGCAAGATGACCGGCGCGCTGAACCAGACCGGGACAACCGCGATCTTCATCAACCAGCTGCGCGAAAAGATCGGTGTCATGTTCGGTTCCCCCGAGACCACGACCGGTGGTAAGGCGCTGAAATTCTACGCGTCGGTGCGGTGCGATGTCCGTCGGATCCAGACCCTCAAGGATGGCCAGGACGCGGTCGGTAACCGCACCAAGATGAAGATCGTCAAGAACAAGGTCTCCCCGCCGTTCAAGATCGCCGAGTTCGACATCCTCTACGGTGAGGGAATCTCCCGGGAAGGGTCGGTCATCGACCTGGGCGTGGAGAACGGCCTGATCAAGAAGTCAGGATCCTGGTACACCTACAAGGGCGATCAGCTGGGCCAGGGCAAGGAGAAGGCCCGCGAGTTCCTCAAGGAGAACCCGGAACTCTGCGCCGAGCTGGAGGACGGGATCATGCGTGCCCTCAAGGTCGGCCCGTACGCCACCAAGAACGAGGATGCCGACGTCCCGCAGGATGTCCCCGGGGTGGACCCCGACGATGAGCCGATCGATGTCGTCCCGACCTTTGATGACGACGAGGACGACGACTAG
- a CDS encoding DUF3046 domain-containing protein — protein sequence MRRTEFDRLVVGEFGDSFGSWIAGSHVLTGLGATASELIAGGADLREVWWALCEDFEVPEGRRLGSDE from the coding sequence ATGCGTCGCACAGAATTCGACCGGTTGGTCGTCGGGGAGTTCGGCGACTCCTTCGGTTCATGGATCGCCGGCTCCCATGTTCTCACCGGTCTGGGGGCGACGGCATCGGAGCTGATAGCGGGCGGGGCGGACCTCCGGGAGGTCTGGTGGGCGCTCTGCGAGGACTTTGAGGTACCGGAAGGTCGCCGACTCGGCAGCGATGAGTGA
- a CDS encoding biotin transporter BioY, whose product MPKRTVSVGRISAADIAVIAAFAALIIVLGAVSIPVGSSGVPIVLQNMGIAMAGMILGWRRGGLAVLLFLGVGFLGVPNMAGWTPALTAVSGPTVGYIVGYAVIGFVIGALCDIAPRRPQSLQLAWFFVAGVVGVAICYLLGSVGLVIRTDMDFGAALAANVPFIPGDLIKTVVAALVSTAVLRAIPDLRSERGVAEKRNTDDVTTDEPSISVS is encoded by the coding sequence ATGCCAAAAAGAACCGTCTCGGTAGGCCGCATCAGCGCGGCCGACATCGCCGTCATCGCCGCCTTCGCCGCACTCATCATCGTCCTGGGTGCCGTCTCCATCCCGGTCGGCAGCTCCGGCGTCCCCATCGTCCTCCAGAACATGGGAATCGCCATGGCCGGAATGATCCTCGGCTGGCGTCGCGGCGGCCTGGCCGTCCTCCTCTTCCTCGGCGTCGGATTCCTCGGTGTCCCCAACATGGCCGGCTGGACCCCCGCCCTGACCGCGGTCTCCGGCCCCACGGTCGGGTACATCGTCGGCTACGCCGTCATCGGTTTCGTCATCGGCGCCCTGTGCGATATCGCCCCGCGCCGACCCCAGAGCCTCCAGCTGGCGTGGTTCTTCGTCGCCGGCGTGGTGGGTGTCGCCATCTGCTATCTTCTCGGTTCCGTCGGACTGGTGATCCGCACCGACATGGACTTCGGCGCCGCCCTGGCAGCCAACGTCCCGTTCATCCCCGGTGACCTCATCAAGACCGTCGTCGCCGCCCTGGTCTCCACCGCCGTACTCCGGGCCATCCCGGACCTCCGCAGCGAGCGGGGCGTGGCAGAGAAGCGGAACACCGACGACGTGACCACCGATGAGCCGTCCATCAGCGTCTCTTGA
- a CDS encoding energy-coupling factor ABC transporter ATP-binding protein, whose translation MTGPAPTLTSPVTFSEAGVTVDGSVLLHPVTCVLAERRISIIGANGSGKSTFIRMINGLTTATTGTVTVDGLNVAKKGRQVRQRVGFLFSDPDNQIIMPTVAEDIGFSLRGTGLTREQKAEAVRTALSGVGLTGKEEQSPHLLSGGEKQMLALASVTALDPAVIVADEPTGLLDLVNRNRLRRRFDTLPQQLIVVTHDLELAADAERTLCIDEGRIIDDGDPAQVISAYTERMDRRAAEEVNHR comes from the coding sequence ATGACCGGTCCCGCACCAACCCTCACCTCCCCTGTCACCTTCAGCGAGGCCGGGGTCACCGTGGACGGTTCCGTCCTCCTGCACCCGGTGACCTGCGTCCTCGCTGAACGACGCATCAGCATCATCGGCGCCAATGGCTCCGGAAAGTCCACCTTCATCCGCATGATCAACGGACTGACCACCGCCACCACCGGGACCGTCACCGTCGACGGCCTCAACGTCGCAAAGAAGGGACGCCAGGTCCGTCAGCGCGTCGGATTCCTGTTCTCCGACCCGGACAACCAGATCATCATGCCCACCGTGGCCGAGGACATCGGGTTTTCCCTTCGCGGCACCGGACTCACCCGCGAACAGAAGGCGGAGGCGGTCAGGACCGCACTGTCCGGCGTGGGACTGACCGGGAAAGAGGAACAGTCCCCGCATCTGCTCTCCGGGGGCGAGAAGCAGATGCTCGCCCTCGCATCGGTCACGGCACTCGATCCGGCGGTGATCGTCGCCGACGAGCCGACCGGACTGCTTGACCTGGTCAACCGCAACCGCTTGCGGCGCCGGTTCGACACCCTGCCCCAGCAGCTCATCGTCGTCACACATGATCTGGAACTTGCCGCGGACGCGGAACGCACCCTCTGCATCGACGAGGGCCGCATCATCGACGACGGGGATCCGGCACAGGTCATCAGCGCCTACACCGAGCGGATGGACCGACGTGCTGCCGAGGAGGTGAACCACCGGTGA
- a CDS encoding energy-coupling factor transporter transmembrane component T family protein, which yields MISPSRVPLGLYVPGTSIVHRASPGAKMLVLAVYLVSTAVFVNTWQVALGCLAAVLALVTLVARVPLRALVRQLTGVLPVLIGVGLLLWWRTSGTAALTTVLVLLSSITAALLVTLTTRVAAMMDSFDRALRPCARFGLPVDQISLALTLTLRLIPMQVQMVGEVLDARKARGSRSAGLSPVAFGVPVIVRTILRARGVADALRARGAAD from the coding sequence GTGATCAGCCCATCCCGGGTCCCGCTCGGGCTCTACGTACCCGGCACCAGCATCGTCCACCGGGCGTCCCCGGGGGCGAAGATGCTCGTCCTCGCCGTCTACCTGGTCTCCACCGCGGTGTTCGTGAACACCTGGCAGGTCGCTCTCGGCTGCCTGGCCGCTGTCCTCGCTCTGGTGACCTTGGTCGCCCGGGTGCCACTGCGGGCCCTGGTGCGCCAGCTCACCGGGGTGCTCCCGGTCCTCATCGGCGTCGGTCTGCTGCTGTGGTGGCGGACCTCCGGGACAGCGGCACTCACCACCGTCCTGGTCCTGCTGTCCTCGATCACGGCAGCTCTGCTGGTCACCCTCACCACCCGGGTCGCAGCGATGATGGATTCCTTTGACCGCGCGCTGCGTCCCTGTGCCCGCTTCGGCCTTCCGGTGGACCAGATCAGCCTCGCGCTGACCCTCACCCTCCGCCTCATCCCGATGCAGGTGCAGATGGTCGGTGAAGTCCTCGACGCCCGTAAAGCCCGTGGCTCACGGTCCGCCGGCCTCTCCCCCGTCGCGTTCGGCGTTCCGGTCATCGTCCGGACAATACTGCGGGCCCGGGGCGTCGCCGACGCTCTCCGGGCCCGTGGTGC